TAGCTGGAGCTTCACGCATGAATTATCTAAAATTCTTTCTTTACACCGTGCTTAGCGTGATCGTGTGGACTCTTTTGATTTCTACTCTGGGGTATACTTTCGGTGAGCACTGGGAGCTTCTATTGAGGTTTCTTAAGCGGGCGAGTCGAATTTTATTGGTGATAATAGTCGGTCTTTTCTTTCTTTCCTATTACCTACGCCGCAGGAAACGGGAGCGAAAACGTGAGTGATGAGAATGCCCATCGAAGAAATCTTATATTTCCTTAAGGATAAAAAGGGAGAATATATTTCCGGGGAATACCTTTCAAAACGTCTTTCGCTTTCGAGAACGGCCATCTGGAAGCAAATTCAAACCCTAAAAAGCCAAGGATACAAGATTGATGCCTCTCCACGCTTGGGATATCGGTTATGTTTCGTCCCTGATCTTCTCTTGCCCGCGGAGATAAGGTACAAGTTGTCCACGAAAATTTTGGGAAAGGAAATCCATCATTTTAAAGAAGTGGAATCGACGAATGATGTGGCTAAGGATCTTGCAATCAGAGGTGCTCCTGAGGGAACCATCGTGGTTGCCGAAGTGCAAACGGGGGGACGGGGGAGGTTGGATAGGGGATGGTTCTCTCCACCTGGTGGAATTTGGATCTCCCTTATACTGAGACCTTCGGTGAGTCCGGCTGATATCCCAAAGATTACGCTCATGACATCGGTGGCCGTCGCCAAGGCCATCAGCGAGGTCACTGGACTCGGGGTTAAAATTAAATGGCCTAATGATATTCTACTCGATGGTAAAAAAGTGGCCGGTATCCTGACGGAGATGGGGGCCGAGGCCGATCGATTGAATTTCGTGGTCGTGGGCATCGGCATTAATGCCAATGTGGACATTGACATTTTTCCTCCAGATATTGAACCCCATGCCACATCGGTTAAAAGGGCTTTGGGGCAGAACGTAGACCGCTTAAAATTGCTCAGATGTCTTCTTGAACGGTTGGAACGGAAGTATATTCGATTACAAGGGGGGAAATTTAAAGGGATTTTAAATGAGTGGAAGGGTCTATGTACCACTTTGGGTAGCCAAGTCAAAATCTCCACTGTGGATGGCGAAATTCAGGGAAAGGCAACTGGTGTCGATGAACACGGTGCGCTCATCTTGAAGCTTGCCTCGGGAAAAACTAAGACCATCTATGCGGGCGATGTCACCATTTTGCGCAAGGCATAGTGTCTTTAAACTCAAAAGCAGATCTCAAAAGTAGTGGCGGGGTTTATCCCCACCTAGTAATTATAAAATTGATTTGACCATTGGATAGTGTTTTTTATTGTAGGTTACCAGTGTTAAATTGTTGGCTATCGCCGTGGCGGCGATTAAAGCATCCGGTATTTCAAGAGTAATGCCTTTAGCCCGATATTCTTTAATGAAATCCCCAGCCATATCGGCGGTGTAGACATCGACGTTGTAAGTTGAAAGTGCATTAAGGAATTCTTCCGTTGCTGTCCTCTCTTTTTCCAGAGTTCCCATGAGAATTTCAGTTCGAGAAATTGCAGAGATAGCTAATTCTCCCTCTTTGGATAAGTTTTTTATCAAAGAAACGGTATCCTCTTTACCGCGAAGATACCATATGATAACGTCCGTATCCATGAGATATTTAGCCATTATTTCTCCCCTGGAATAGAGATTTCTCTCTCTTGCGCCAGGAGGTGCGCAATTTTCTTACGTATGCATCTACTCCCCTTTTGAGTTCGGGGTGATTTTCCTCCCTCCAAGCTCCCGCAGCTTTTTCGAGAGCTTTTTGAAGTTTAATCCTTTTTAGCTTTTCTCGGGCAGCTTCAGTGATGAAGCGACTGCGCTGTCTTTTTCCCACGACCTTTGAGATTTCATCCAGTAAATCTTGGGGCAGAATAATGTTTGTTCGAATAAGCTTCATATTTTATGACTCCTTCTACATCTAATTTTTATGCATAAATAGTGTAAAATATTAG
The sequence above is drawn from the Actinomycetota bacterium genome and encodes:
- a CDS encoding biotin--[acetyl-CoA-carboxylase] ligase encodes the protein MPIEEILYFLKDKKGEYISGEYLSKRLSLSRTAIWKQIQTLKSQGYKIDASPRLGYRLCFVPDLLLPAEIRYKLSTKILGKEIHHFKEVESTNDVAKDLAIRGAPEGTIVVAEVQTGGRGRLDRGWFSPPGGIWISLILRPSVSPADIPKITLMTSVAVAKAISEVTGLGVKIKWPNDILLDGKKVAGILTEMGAEADRLNFVVVGIGINANVDIDIFPPDIEPHATSVKRALGQNVDRLKLLRCLLERLERKYIRLQGGKFKGILNEWKGLCTTLGSQVKISTVDGEIQGKATGVDEHGALILKLASGKTKTIYAGDVTILRKA
- a CDS encoding type II toxin-antitoxin system VapC family toxin, with product MAKYLMDTDVIIWYLRGKEDTVSLIKNLSKEGELAISAISRTEILMGTLEKERTATEEFLNALSTYNVDVYTADMAGDFIKEYRAKGITLEIPDALIAATAIANNLTLVTYNKKHYPMVKSIL